Proteins encoded in a region of the Onthophagus taurus isolate NC chromosome 10, IU_Otau_3.0, whole genome shotgun sequence genome:
- the LOC111428542 gene encoding ATP synthase subunit alpha, mitochondrial-like produces MQRFYTKLCRYIPKNVSNSKNYSTEISQVLETRVIGSPSSSDMEETGRVLSIGDGIARVFGLRHIQAEEMVEFSVGLKGMALNLEPDNVGVVVFGNDKLIKEGDVVKRTGAIVDVPVGAELLGRVVDALGTPIDGQGPITSSQRYRIGIKAPGIIPRMSVKEPMQTGIKAVDSLVPIGRGQRELIIGDRQTGKTSLAIDAILNQKRFNEGNDEKKKLYCIYVAIGQKRSTVAQILKRLNTTGALKYTIIVSATASDAAPLQYLAPYSGCAMGEFFRDNAKHALIIYDDLTKQAVAYRQMSLLLRRPPGREAYPGDVFYLHSRLLERSAKMSEKHGGGSLTALPIIETQAGDVSAYIPTNVISITDGQIFLETELFYKGIRPAINVGLSVSRVGSAAQTKAMKQVAGSMKLDLAQYREVAAFAQFGSDLDAATQHLLNRGVRLTELLKQGQYVPIPIEEQVVIIFCGVRGFLDKVDPTKITHFESRFIHFMKQHHQQLLHEIAEKAILAPDLEENLKTVVGQFITTYLASEQVGAGPVIPEKEKKEEAAKKAAAAKKKK; encoded by the coding sequence atgCAAAGGTTTTACACTAAACTATGTCGTTATAtcccaaaaaatgtttcgaattcaaaaaattattctacggAAATCAGTCAAGTCCTCGAAACACGAGTTATCGGATCTCCATCAAGTTCGGATATGGAAGAAACGGGAAGAGTATTAAGTATAGGAGATGGTATAGCAAGAGTTTTCGGATTAAGACATATACAAGCCGAGGAAATGGTTGAATTTTCCGTCGGTTTAAAAGGAATGGCTTTAAATTTAGAACCGGATAATGTTGGCGTCGTCGTTTTTGGTAACGATAAGTTAATAAAGGAAGGTGATGTTGTTAAAAGAACCGGAGCGATCGTTGATGTTCCGGTTGGAGCTGAATTACTTGGAAGAGTTGTAGATGCGCTAGGTACTCCGATTGATGGGCAAGGACCGATTACTTCCAGTCAAAGATATCGGATTGGAATTAAAGCACCGGGAATTATTCCAAGGATGTCTGTTAAAGAACCAATGCAAACTGGAATAAAAGCGGTGGACTCTTTAGTCCCAATCGGAAGAGGACAGCGAGAATTAATTATCGGTGACCGACAAACTGGAAAAACCTCTTTAGCAATCGATGcaatattaaatcaaaaaagatttaacgAAGGAAAtgacgaaaagaaaaaattatattgcaTTTATGTCGCAATCGGTCAAAAACGTTCAACAGTagcacaaattttaaaaagactCAACACCACCGGAGCTTTAAAGTATACAATTATCGTTTCAGCTACAGCTTCCGATGCGGCACCTTTACAATATTTAGCACCTTACTCTGGATGTGCTATGGGAGAGTTTTTTCGAGATAACGCAAAACACGCCTTAATTATCTACGAtgatttaacaaaacaagcTGTAGCTTATCGACAAATGTCTCTTTTGTTGCGAAGACCTCCTGGAAGAGAAGCTTATCCCGGAgatgttttttatttgcaTTCAAGACTTTTAGAGCGCTCTGCAAAAATGTCGGAAAAACACGGCGGTGGTTCACTAACAGCTTTACCAATTATTGAAACTCAAGCTGGAGATGTTTCCGCTTATATTCCAACTAACGTTATTTCAATAACCGACggtcaaatttttttagaaacagaattattttataaaggaATTCGACCGGCTATTAACGTAGGTTTATCAGTTTCTAGAGTTGGTTCAGCTGCCCAAACGAAAGCGATGAAACAAGTAGCCGGATCAATGAAATTGGATCTGGCCCAATATCGCGAAGTAGCAGCTTTCGCACAATTCGGTTCGGATTTAGACGCGGCCACTCAACATTTATTAAACAGAGGCGTTCGCCTAACGGAATTATTAAAGCAAGGTCAATACGTGCCGATTCCGATTGAAGAACAGGTCGTGATCATTTTTTGCGGCGTCCGTGGGTTTTTAGATAAAGTCGATCCGACGAAAATAACTCATTTCGAATCTAGGTTCATTCATTTTATGAAACAACATCATCAACAGTTGTTGCATGAAATCGCTGAAAAGGCTATACTCGCTCCCGATcttgaagaaaatttaaaaacggtCGTTGGACAATTTATAACTACGTATTTGGCGAGTGAACAGGTTGGCGCCGGTCCTGTTATtccagaaaaagaaaagaaagaggaGGCTGCTAAAAAAGCGGCCGCTgctaaaaagaagaaatga
- the LOC111428314 gene encoding src substrate cortactin: MWKAAAGKNININTQPDEDDDWETDPDFVNDVTEQEQRWGSNTVKGSGRTAGAIDMEKLRRETEEADAIKKKKDLSEGPNSSYGYGGKFGVEKDRMDNSAVGHDYVGKVEKHVSQKDYSTGFGGKFGVQTDRVDKSALSWDHKEKLQKHTSQKDYVSGFGGKFGVQTDRQDKSAVGWDHIEKVEKHESQKDYTRGFGGKFGVQSDRQDKSAVGWDHHEAPQKHESQTDHKIGFGGKFGVQTDRMDKSAATFDEDSGKIGTNYSKIKPDVSGAKPGDLKAKFERMASEESKLTSNINNSPVHRGSIQSRAAMFTEKKEETVIMTTQEKVTKLDQSKMAFLSSQSESSSMSSERSVPGQLNKSKMEQFTSNVTQENIVHKSSEITKELEQLKQSQSIQQEEQNIEKEQDKTLESKKIISQEIQQEISTKMTPQVKEEVKEEVEDVEYHEEYQEEDIIDTGLTAIAQYDYQAAAEDEISFDPEDVITHVQTIDEGWWRGLCKGKYGLFPANYVQLQQ; encoded by the exons atgtggaaagcaGCAGCgggaaaaaatataaacattaatactCAACCGGATGAAGATGATGATTGGGAAACGGACCCCGATTTTGTTAACGATGTCACCGAACAAGAGCAACGATGGGGTTCGAACACCGTTAAAGGTTCCGGAAGGACAGCAGGAGCAATTGA taTGGAGAAATTAAGACGCGAAACCGAAGAAGCTGATGccataaaaaagaagaaagatttAAGTGAAGGTCCTAATTCTTCATATGGATATGGAGGTAAATTTGGCGTTGAAAAGGATCGCATGGATAATTCCGCTGTTGGGCACGATTACGTGGGGAAAGTTGAGAAACATGTTTCCCAAAAAGATTATTCTACCGGTTTTGGTGGGAAATTTGGAGTTCAAACGGACAGAGTTGACAAA agtGCTTTAAGTTGGGATCATAAagaaaaacttcaaaaacacACCTCGCAAAAAGATTATGTCTCAGGTTTTGGTGGTAAATTTGGTGTACAAACAGATCGTCAAGATAAATCAGCCGTCGGTTGGGATCATATCGAAAAAGTTGAAAAACACGAATCCCAAAAAGATTATACACGCGGATTTGGTGGCAAATTTGGGGTGCAATCAGATCGTCAAGACAAATCCGCCGTTGGTTGGGATCACCATGAAGCCCCCCAAAAACATGAAAGTCAAACCGATCATAAAATTGGTTTTGGCGGAAAATTTGGGGTGCAAACCGATCGAATGGATAAATCAGCCGCAACTTTCGATGAAGATTCAGGAAAAATTGGCActaattattccaaaattaaACCGGACGTTAGCGGTGCTAAACCGGGCGATTTAAAAGCTAAATTTGAAAGAATGGCCTCCGAAGAATCTaaattaacctcaaatattaataattccCCTGTACATAGAGGATCAATTCAATCAAGAGCCGCTATGTTTAccgaaaagaaagaagaaaccGTTATAATGACCACCCAAgaaaaagtaacaaaattaGATCAATCAAAAATGGCGTTTTTATCATCTCAATCTGAATCATCTTCGATGTCTTCCGAAAGATCAGTTCCTGGACAAttgaataaaagtaaaatggaACAATTTACATCAAATGTGACCCAAGAAAACATTGTTCATAAATCAAGTGAAATTACTAAAGAATTAGAACAGTTAAAACAGTCTCAATCGATTCAACAAGAAGaacaaaatatagaaaaagaaCAAGATaaaacattagaatcaaaaaaaataatatctcaagaaattCAGCAGGAAATTTCAACTAAAATGACACCTCAAGTGAAAGAAGAAGTAAAGGAAGAAGTGGAGGATGTCGAATATCATGAAGAATATCAAGAagaagatattattgataccGGGTTAACAGCAATAGCTCAATATGATTATCAAGCTGCCGCTGAAGATGAGATATCTTTTGATCCTGAAGATGTTATAACACACGTTCAAACT ATTGACGAAGGATGGTGGAGAGGACTTTGTAAAGGCAAATACGGTTTGTTTCCTGCAAATTATGTGCAATTACAACAGTAA
- the LOC111428315 gene encoding ethanolamine kinase-like produces the protein MMKIDETIPKIDVLIEENNIFDGAKEILEKIRPNWPVEKIKYKLLTDGITNKLIGCNVEGENEEETVLVRIYGNKTDLLIDRKAETRNILLLNKLSLAPQLYATFHNGLAYQFVPGTTLSSKTVIKPEIYKLVARRMARMHKVKNGINQKNCTPSLWNKMQRFLDLVPHDFTDPRKQKRFLELNLPKKGDLQKEKEFLKHHLSQNESLVVFAHNDLLLGNVIYTEKSNNVTFIDFEYAGFNYQAYDIGNHFAEFAGVDDVDYSYYPNKQLQCDWLKTYLEEFSDKIVTECDIEELYVMVNKYALAAHLFWGIWCLIQAEHSYIDFDFLKYAQQRLGEYFTKKPEYLALGLQEHPNKL, from the exons atgaTGAAAATCGATGAAACAATACcaaaaattgacgttttaatcgaagaaaataacatttttgacgGCGCAAAggaaattttggaaaaaatccGACCAAACTGGCCcgtagaaaaaattaaatacaag TTGTTGACAGatggaattacaaataaacttattgGATGTAACGTAGAAGGTGAAAATGAAGAGGAAACGGTTTTGGTGAGAATTTACGGCAATAAAACCGATTTATTGATTGATCGAAAAGCGGAAACTAg aaatattttattattaaacaaactATCTTTAGCACCACAATTATACGCAACATTCCATAACGGTTTAGCGTACCAATTCGTACCAGGAACCACGTTATCCTCAAAAACGGTTATCAAACcggaaatttataaattagtaGCAAGGAGAATGGCAAGAATGCATAAAGtaaaaaatggtattaatcaaaaaaactgTACGCCGAGTCTTTGGAATAAAATGCAAAGGTTTTTGGATTTGGTTCCGCATGATTTTACAGATCCACGAAAACAGAAACGCTTTCTAGAACTTAATCTCCCCAAAAAAGGTGATTTGCAGAAAGAAAAGGAGTTTTTAAAACACCATTTGAGTCAGAATGAATCATTAGTTGTTTTTGCACATAACGATTTGCTTCTGGGTAATGTTATTTACACGGAAAAATCGAATAACGTCACCTTTATCGACTTTGAATACGCTGGATTTAATTATCAAGCTTACGATATCGGAAATCATTTTGCTGAATTCGCTG gCGTTGACGACGTTGATTATTCTTATTATCCAAATAAACAACTTCAATGTGATTGGTTAAAAACATACCTAGAAGAATTTAGTGATAAAATAGTTACAGAATGTGATATTGAAGAGTTATACGTAATGGTTAATAAATACGCTTTGGCCGCTCATTTATTTTGGGGAATTTGGTGTTTAATACAAGCCGAACATTCCTACATTGATTTCGactttttaaa atATGCTCAACAACGTCTCGGGGAATATTTCACCAAAAAACCAGAATATCTTGCTTTAGGTTTACAAGAACACccaaataaactttaa
- the LOC111428557 gene encoding uncharacterized protein: protein MLRLIAILGLLFALLNGNYRSFVAKAASVPKDQGSSENSAQDIPRYMDDAVKELENLKNTVGSTLEMMKSHSEMYSNYNGQEKGHSVTKEQLNEDGKMIASIDQDVDQASPGEGKEPQGKVRTKIDIPSKGIHKTLIQHLNKNNEVHEHKNTKEKDKDDDEDERPIGVVKGIGDDTNEMTRRSSQNDNIEIDNNNNNEKPITQYGINQYSPVDMAEYVFWTGDEKRVTLAIEEYLQEGLMTREEAITFLEDIKFNLDYLQNYYNRLGLKSKEILEKPLTHPNPYLKQLQTKPNIIDKKKNFEPVIVKSQILVPSSEEDEYSQLLERLRVADFLYTEYSLEEVIYQLAKVMFTQSLTRGSSEAQRALEKFTLFLETEANQGRISRGLEKKVLDVLIASLTDTLNEHPELQMGEDLEDEQKRNQNVMNELLKYNAKRGVNNKI, encoded by the exons ATGTTGAGATTAATCGCGATTTTAGGATTACTATTCGCGTTGCTAAATGGAAATTACAGGAGTTTTGTAGCTAAGGCAGCTTCCGTTCCGAAAGATCAAG gATCATCGGAAAATTCCGCGCAGGATATTCCTCGTTATAtg gATGACGCTGTTaaagaattagaaaatttaaaaaacactgtTG gaTCGACATTAGAAATGATGAAATCTCACTCAGAAATGTATTCTAATTATAACGGACAAGAAAAGGGACATTCAGTAACCAAAGAACAAT taaatgAAGATGGAAAAATGATAGCAAGTATTGATCAAGATGTAGATCAAGCTTCACCTGGTGAAGGAAAAGAACCTCAAGGAAAAGTAAGGACGAAAATTGATATTCCCTCGAAAGGTATTCACAAAACATTGAttcaacatttaaataaaaacaatgagGTTCATGAACATAAAAACACTAAGGAGAAAGATAAAGACGACGACGAGGACGAACGCCCAATTGGTGTAGTTAAAGGCATTGGCGATGATACTAACGAAATGACAAGAAGATCGTCTCAAAACGATAACAttgaaattgataataataataataac GAAAAACCAATTACTCAATACGGTATAAACCAATACTCGCCAGTTGATATGGCGGAATATGTTTTTTGGACTGGAGATGAAAAGAGAGTCACATTAGCCATTGAAGAATATTTACAAGAAGGACTG atGACCAGAGAAGAAGCAATCACATTTTTAGAAGACATCAAATTTAATCTcgattatttacaaaattattacaacCGATTGGGGTTGAAATCCAAAGAAATCTTAGAAAAACCCTTAACTCATCCTAACCCTTATTTAAAACAGCTTCAAACTAAACCAAATATAattgataagaaaaaaaattttgaaccaGTCATTGTAAAGAGTCAAATTTTGGTTCCGTCATCAGAAGAAGATGAATACAGTCAGCTTTTAGAACGTCTTCGAGTAGCTGATTTTTTATACACAGAATATTCCCTTGAAGAAGTTATCTATCAATTAGCTAAAGTGATGTTTACACAATCTTTGACACGGGGAAGTTCCGAAGCTCAACGAGCTTTAGAAAAATTTACGCTGTTTTTAGAAACTGAGGCAAATCAAGGACGAATTAGTCGAGGGTtagagaaaaaagttttggatgTTTTAATCGCATCATTAACGGATACTTTAAATGAACACCCGGAATTACAAATGGGGGAAGATCTTGAGGatgaacaaaaaagaaatcaaaacgttatgaatgaattattaaagtaTAATGCAAAACGGGgggttaacaataaaatttag
- the LOC111428556 gene encoding nucleoporin Ndc1, with protein sequence MDPNLQIKSNVGCKDLLLKKLSYAVISTVCTQILLLITVIVFSNWSLLNPTQWPMELFTTLRSFWTWFYLLPYLGLIFIQSLICAKDYVMKKNCSSTRIGDFLSMFTIHKGILLTLNVLGGGFFFWVYLQLIKSNLSEDDQKGSEVDENYFFMVMFGVWIGIWNFFLFYGNKNQIIFPVVQQRKWIIFLSKLTFNLKASLKDVFVPIFLYGIIYLFYGKEVQEYFLMNPDTTSSFNKKTIIYTIFLGALYILNTRLMRFFFEVFLTEHYQFLIHSGSEFSLNNYKDFTLKDGILTDSIPIVQHLACLDLFLLSNSPLKYRRESLYTLSQPGNHPHTWNSLIEAILNLLNEYTKNLNVAIANLLGNERKKLDEEVFNRNEKHFNYGNIRNMTLKCYEDPIEFVTINKRKVEFDENTKNLYGNIREKINVFIGTVKKRSGFEYLFEKLPESSVQYLLFNGQVIIWTVQGLASLIVASLTEDKFGVMQKDLPIILATLVELKTILEKLNRISIKKYDKLDDFSNKMRVNINSAIKRSLYQISNTFSPYINDLALNNDVLHVLNVYNHN encoded by the coding sequence ATGGATCCTAACCTACAAATCAAATCCAATGTGGGATGTAAagatcttttattaaaaaagctttCTTACGCAGTCATTAGCACCGTTTGCACACAAATCTTGTTGTTAATCACCGTTATTGTGTTCTCAAATTGGAGTTTGTTGAATCCGACGCAATGGCCGATGGAATTGTTTACAACATTACGCTCATTTTGGACATGGTTTTACCTTTTACCATACCTCGGTTTGATTTTTATCCAAAGTTTGATTTGCGCGAAAGATTatgttatgaaaaaaaattgttcatcaaCGAGAATCGGAGATTTTTTGAGTATGTTTACGATACACAAGGGGATATTGTTAACACTTAATGTGCTTGGAGGAGGATTTTTCTTTTGggtttatttacaattaataaaatcaaacttATCAGAGGATGATCAAAAAGGAAGTGAAGTGGatgagaattatttttttatggtgaTGTTTGGAGTTTGGATTGgaatttggaatttttttctattttatgggaataaaaatcaaattatttttccgGTTGTTCAACAAAGAAAATGGATTATTTTCCTGAGTAAActcacttttaatttaaaagcaaGCTTAAAGGATGTATTTGTGCCAATTTTTCTTTATGGGATAATTTACTTGTTTTATGGAAAAGAAGttcaagaatattttttaatgaatcctGATACAACAtcatcatttaataaaaaaacgataATTTACACAATATTTCTTGGAGCCTTATACATTTTAAACACAAGGTTGATGCGATTCTTTTTCGAAGTCTTTTTAACAGAACACTACCAGTTTTTGATTCACTCCGGAAGCGAATTTTCTCTCAATAATTACAAagattttacattaaaagatGGGATTTTAACCGACTCTATACCAATTGTGCAACATTTAGCTtgtttggatttatttttgCTTTCTAATTCGCCATTGAAATATCGAAGAGAATCATTATATACTCTTTCTCAACCGGGTAATCACCCCCACACTTGGAATTCTTTAATTGAAGCTATTTTAAACCTTCTAAATGAGTACACGAAGAATTTAAATGTTGCAATTGCAAACTTACTTGGAAATGAACGTAAGAAGTTAGATGAGGAAGTTTTTAATCGAaacgaaaaacattttaattatggAAATATAAGGAATAtgactttaaaatgttatgaagATCCGATTGAATTTGttacaattaataaaagaaaagttgaatttgatgaaaatactaaaaatttatatggaAATATCcgagaaaaaattaatgtttttattggaACTGTGAAAAAAAGGAGtggatttgaatatttatttgaaaaattacctGAAAGTTCAGTTCAATACCTTTTATTTAACGGCCAAGTTATAATTTGGACTGTTCAAGGATTAGCTTCATTGATTGTTGCTTCATTAACCGAAGACAAATTTGGAGTCATGCAAAAAGATTTACCGATCATCTTGGCAACATTGGTCGagttaaaaacgattttggagaaattaaatcgaatttCCATCAAGAAGTATGATAAACTGGATgattttagtaacaaaatgagagttaatattaattcgGCTATTAAACGGAGTTTGTATCAAATTTCTAATACTTTTTCGCCATATATTAATGATTTAGCGTTAAATAATGATGTTTTACATGTtcttaatgtttataatcatAATTGA